A DNA window from Bradyrhizobium sp. CCBAU 53421 contains the following coding sequences:
- a CDS encoding (2Fe-2S)-binding protein, with translation MIKLKINGQEQNWDGDPDLSLLWYLRDEAGLTGTKFGCGQALCGACTVIIDKEAVRACITSVSDVAGREVTTIEGLHPTGDHPVQKAWRQVNVPQCGYCQAGQIMQAAALLDQNPKPNHDQIREAMSGNICRCGCYQRIENAVHLASTGV, from the coding sequence ATGATCAAACTAAAAATCAACGGCCAGGAACAGAATTGGGACGGCGACCCGGATCTTTCGCTGCTGTGGTATCTGCGTGACGAAGCCGGCCTCACCGGCACCAAGTTCGGCTGCGGCCAGGCCCTGTGCGGCGCCTGCACCGTGATCATCGACAAGGAGGCGGTGCGCGCCTGCATCACCTCGGTCTCCGACGTCGCCGGGCGCGAGGTCACCACCATCGAGGGGCTGCACCCGACCGGCGACCATCCGGTGCAGAAGGCATGGCGCCAGGTCAATGTTCCGCAATGCGGCTACTGCCAGGCCGGCCAGATCATGCAGGCGGCTGCGCTGCTGGACCAGAACCCGAAGCCCAATCACGACCAGATCCGCGAAGCCATGTCGGGCAATATCTGCCGCTGCGGCTGCTATCAGCGGATCGAGAATGCCGTGCATCTCGCATCGACGGGGGTGTGA
- a CDS encoding molybdopterin cofactor-binding domain-containing protein — protein sequence MNIITNPNRLRGFEKHVRVENVSRRSILKGLGIAGSFVLAAPVMTRQAFAYETGAGKMPHGVVVDPRVFVAIAPDGVVTILAHRSEMGTGVRTSLPLIVAEEMEADWSRVHVQQAHGDEVKFGNQDTDGSRSTRHYLIPMRQIGASARSMLEAAAAKKWGVPASEVKAQNHEVVHSASGRKIGFGDLAADAAKEPVPDIKGLKLKDPKDFRYLGKGQVSIVDLHDITTGKAHYGADIRLPGLKYAVIARPPVTGGKVKSFDDAAAMKVPGVEKVMEVKGWPWPSKFQPLGGVAVIARNTGAAIKGRDQLKIVWDDGANAKYDSVTYRASLEEAARKPGLVVRKEGDVDAALKSADKVIVGEYYLPHLAHVSMEPPVAVADVKGDKATIWAPVQSPGGTREDVAKTLGIPEDNVTVNVTLLGGGFGRKSKCDFALEAALLSKELGAPVKVQWTREDDVHHDFLHTVSVERIEAGLDKSGKVIAWRHRSVAPTIASTFAAGANHEAPFELGMGLIDNPFEIANLQCENPEAAAMTRIGWFRSVSNIPRAFAVQSMVGEIAHATGRDQKEMLLELIGSPRIVNLSSVKDPWNYGEPYDSYPIDTARLRKVVELVAEKGEWGRTVPKGHGLGIAVHRSFVSYIATIVEVAVDDKGKFSVPRVDTAIDCGTYVNPERIASQIEGAAIMGLSLAKYGEISFKDGKVQQGNFDDFPVIRMDESPAITNVYIVPPGADTPPSGVGEPGVPPFAPALSNAIFAATGKRIRALPIGKQLET from the coding sequence ATGAATATCATCACCAATCCGAACAGGCTTCGCGGCTTCGAGAAGCACGTGAGGGTCGAGAACGTGTCGCGCCGCAGCATCCTCAAGGGTCTCGGCATCGCCGGCTCTTTCGTGCTCGCCGCGCCCGTGATGACGCGCCAGGCTTTCGCCTATGAGACCGGCGCCGGCAAGATGCCGCACGGCGTCGTGGTCGATCCACGCGTGTTCGTCGCGATCGCCCCCGACGGTGTCGTCACCATCCTGGCGCACCGCTCCGAGATGGGCACCGGCGTCCGCACCAGCCTGCCCTTGATCGTTGCCGAGGAAATGGAAGCCGACTGGTCGCGCGTCCATGTCCAGCAGGCGCATGGCGACGAGGTCAAGTTCGGCAACCAGGATACCGACGGCTCGCGCTCTACGCGGCACTATCTGATCCCGATGCGCCAGATCGGCGCCTCGGCGCGTTCGATGCTGGAAGCCGCCGCCGCCAAGAAATGGGGCGTGCCGGCGAGCGAGGTGAAGGCGCAGAACCACGAGGTCGTGCACAGCGCGAGCGGACGCAAGATCGGCTTCGGCGATCTCGCCGCCGATGCCGCCAAGGAGCCGGTGCCTGATATCAAGGGCCTCAAGCTGAAGGACCCGAAGGACTTCCGCTATCTCGGCAAGGGCCAGGTCTCGATCGTCGACCTGCACGACATCACCACGGGCAAGGCGCATTACGGCGCCGATATCCGCCTGCCCGGGCTGAAATACGCGGTGATCGCCCGTCCGCCGGTCACCGGCGGCAAGGTCAAGTCGTTCGATGACGCTGCTGCGATGAAGGTGCCCGGCGTCGAGAAGGTGATGGAGGTCAAGGGCTGGCCGTGGCCGTCCAAGTTCCAGCCGCTCGGCGGCGTGGCCGTGATCGCGCGCAACACGGGAGCCGCGATCAAGGGCCGCGACCAGCTCAAGATCGTCTGGGATGACGGCGCCAACGCCAAATACGACTCCGTCACCTATCGTGCTTCGCTGGAAGAGGCCGCGCGAAAACCCGGCCTCGTGGTGCGCAAGGAAGGCGATGTCGATGCGGCGCTGAAGAGCGCCGACAAGGTCATTGTCGGTGAATATTATCTGCCGCATCTCGCCCATGTCAGCATGGAGCCGCCGGTCGCGGTTGCCGACGTCAAGGGCGACAAGGCCACGATCTGGGCGCCGGTGCAGAGCCCCGGCGGCACCCGCGAGGATGTCGCCAAGACGCTCGGCATTCCCGAGGACAATGTGACCGTCAACGTGACGCTGCTCGGCGGCGGCTTCGGCCGCAAGTCGAAATGCGACTTCGCGCTGGAGGCGGCCTTGCTGTCGAAGGAACTCGGCGCGCCGGTCAAGGTGCAATGGACCCGTGAGGACGACGTGCATCACGACTTCCTGCACACGGTCTCGGTGGAACGGATCGAGGCCGGTCTCGACAAGAGCGGCAAGGTGATTGCGTGGCGGCACCGTAGCGTGGCGCCGACCATCGCTTCGACCTTCGCCGCCGGCGCCAATCACGAAGCACCGTTCGAGCTCGGCATGGGCCTGATCGACAACCCGTTCGAGATCGCCAACCTGCAATGCGAGAATCCGGAAGCGGCCGCGATGACGCGGATCGGCTGGTTCCGCTCGGTCTCCAACATCCCGCGCGCCTTCGCGGTGCAATCGATGGTCGGAGAGATCGCGCATGCGACGGGCCGCGACCAGAAGGAGATGCTGCTGGAGCTGATCGGAAGCCCGCGGATCGTCAACCTGTCCTCGGTGAAGGATCCCTGGAACTACGGCGAGCCCTATGACAGCTACCCGATCGACACCGCGCGCTTGCGCAAGGTGGTCGAGCTGGTTGCGGAAAAGGGCGAATGGGGCCGCACCGTGCCGAAGGGCCACGGCCTCGGCATCGCGGTGCACCGCTCGTTCGTCAGCTACATCGCGACCATCGTCGAGGTGGCTGTTGACGACAAGGGCAAGTTCTCAGTGCCGCGGGTCGACACCGCGATCGATTGCGGCACATACGTCAATCCGGAACGGATCGCCTCGCAGATCGAGGGCGCTGCGATCATGGGGCTGAGCCTCGCCAAATACGGCGAGATCAGCTTCAAGGACGGCAAGGTGCAGCAGGGCAATTTCGACGACTTCCCGGTGATCCGGATGGACGAGTCGCCTGCGATCACCAATGTCTACATCGTACCGCCCGGCGCGGACACCCCGCCGAGCGGCGTCGGCGAACCCGGCGTGCCGCCGTTCGCACCGGCGCTGAGCAATGCGATCTTCGCCGCCACCGGAAAGCGCATCCGCGCGCTTCCGATCGGCAAGCAGCTGGAGACGTGA
- a CDS encoding methanol/ethanol family PQQ-dependent dehydrogenase, which produces MTSKQWLLSSCVAFTCLISTYAVAGPIENYSSVTSARLENPEPGNWMLYRRTYDGQGYSPLNQINTSNVKDLKPVWTFSTGVIEGHEAPPIVNNGVMFAATPMGQVIALDAKTGEEYWRYKRQLPDDLFQLHPTSRGVGLWQDKVYFATTDDHVVALDAKTGKVVWDTKVQDYKKGQYLTLMPLVVDGKVIVGGSGGEFGVRGYVVAFDADSGKELWRTFTIPAEGEPGHETWSGDDWKSGGGSAWMTGTYDKDNKTILWGIGNAAPWPGSAHAGDNLYTSSVIGLDPETGKIKKHFQYHQNDSWDWDEVDAPMLVDLQRDGRSFKSLIHPGRDAIFWVLENKPDKINYVSGWPFVKTNVWKGIEAETGRPIVDPEHKPVLGKRVEFCPSLWGGKDWPSAAYSQSTKLVYVPANENFCGGFTGEKQPLVPGQLWLGTKPEDIGLTPAPNADHFGELQAWDPATGKKVWQHDFKTSQLFGSVTATAGDLVLAGGTNDRMFRIFNAKTGELLWEQKTNSGIMAMPMSYEVDGTQYIAVQSGWGVDAQRIQDALAGKVKGFENNVPQGGVIWVFALDKK; this is translated from the coding sequence ATGACAAGCAAGCAGTGGTTACTGTCGAGTTGTGTCGCATTCACGTGCCTCATTTCGACCTATGCCGTCGCGGGGCCGATCGAAAACTACAGTTCGGTGACCTCGGCGCGTCTCGAAAATCCCGAACCCGGCAACTGGATGCTGTATCGCCGGACCTATGACGGGCAGGGCTATAGTCCGCTCAACCAGATCAACACCTCCAACGTCAAGGACCTCAAGCCGGTCTGGACTTTCTCGACCGGCGTCATCGAGGGCCATGAGGCCCCGCCGATCGTCAACAACGGCGTGATGTTCGCCGCGACCCCAATGGGGCAGGTGATCGCGCTCGACGCCAAGACCGGCGAGGAGTACTGGCGCTACAAGCGGCAGCTTCCCGACGATCTGTTCCAGCTGCATCCGACCAGCCGTGGCGTCGGCCTGTGGCAGGACAAGGTCTACTTCGCCACCACCGACGACCATGTCGTCGCGCTCGACGCCAAGACCGGCAAGGTGGTCTGGGACACCAAGGTCCAGGACTACAAGAAGGGTCAGTACCTGACGCTGATGCCGCTGGTGGTCGACGGCAAAGTGATCGTCGGCGGCTCCGGCGGCGAATTCGGCGTGCGCGGCTATGTCGTCGCCTTCGACGCCGACAGCGGCAAGGAGCTCTGGCGCACCTTCACCATCCCGGCCGAAGGCGAACCGGGACACGAGACCTGGAGCGGTGACGACTGGAAGTCGGGCGGTGGATCGGCCTGGATGACCGGCACCTATGACAAGGACAACAAGACGATCCTCTGGGGCATCGGCAACGCCGCGCCGTGGCCGGGCTCGGCGCACGCCGGCGACAACCTCTACACCAGCTCGGTGATCGGCCTCGATCCCGAGACGGGCAAGATCAAGAAGCACTTCCAGTATCACCAGAACGATTCCTGGGACTGGGACGAGGTCGATGCGCCGATGCTGGTCGACCTGCAGCGTGACGGACGTTCGTTCAAGAGCCTGATCCATCCGGGACGCGACGCGATCTTCTGGGTGCTCGAGAACAAGCCCGACAAGATCAACTACGTGTCCGGCTGGCCGTTCGTGAAGACCAATGTCTGGAAGGGCATCGAGGCCGAGACCGGCCGGCCGATCGTCGACCCCGAGCACAAGCCGGTGCTCGGCAAGCGGGTCGAGTTCTGCCCGTCGCTGTGGGGCGGCAAGGATTGGCCGTCGGCGGCGTACAGCCAGAGCACCAAGCTGGTCTACGTTCCCGCCAACGAGAACTTCTGCGGCGGCTTCACCGGCGAGAAGCAGCCGCTGGTGCCCGGCCAGCTCTGGCTCGGCACCAAGCCGGAGGACATCGGGCTGACGCCGGCGCCGAACGCCGATCATTTCGGCGAGCTGCAGGCGTGGGATCCGGCCACCGGCAAGAAGGTCTGGCAGCACGACTTCAAGACCTCGCAGCTGTTCGGCTCGGTGACGGCGACCGCGGGCGACCTGGTTCTCGCCGGCGGCACCAACGACCGGATGTTCCGCATCTTCAACGCCAAGACCGGCGAGCTGTTGTGGGAGCAGAAGACCAACTCCGGCATCATGGCGATGCCGATGTCCTATGAGGTCGATGGAACGCAATACATCGCGGTTCAGTCGGGCTGGGGCGTCGACGCGCAGCGCATCCAGGATGCACTGGCCGGCAAGGTCAAGGGCTTCGAGAACAACGTCCCGCAAGGCGGCGTGATCTGGGTGTTCGCGCTCGACAAGAAGTAA